In a genomic window of Pedobacter sp. KBS0701:
- a CDS encoding glycosyltransferase: MELKDKVIVILGATRFDWKFESTSYHTAKFLAQDNEVYYVDFPYTLKDYFQKNQQSEISLRIPHFKKGASGILDTESPRLKILILPLLLSINFLPEGRIYRWLLLWNERRISARINRIMAERGIDEFIFINSFNFHYPGVSTMLSRAVLKIYHCVDPIITDYDERHGFLSEDLLINNSDLVICTSKALYRDKIKKKKQTFFIPNAADLTVSSRAQDPDLLIHPSVSDIPGPVIGYLGAIERRIDFEMLMQVATMNPDKSFVLVGPTAREFVPSRFEELKNVYFRESVRYDEMPAVVKGFDIAMVPFKKDEVSATIFPLKLFEYLGTGKPVISTDFNMDLLEFTFDSVRYCRNADEFSAAISFYLTNDSQEAKAYRLSIAADNTWSRRMSELSSLIAGFYREKTGHN; this comes from the coding sequence ATGGAACTAAAGGATAAGGTAATTGTGATATTGGGTGCGACCAGGTTTGACTGGAAATTTGAATCCACCAGTTATCATACAGCAAAGTTTCTGGCGCAAGATAACGAGGTGTACTATGTGGATTTTCCCTATACCCTCAAGGATTACTTCCAAAAAAATCAGCAGTCAGAGATTTCCTTAAGGATTCCCCATTTCAAAAAGGGGGCCAGTGGAATTCTTGATACGGAATCTCCCCGTTTAAAGATTTTGATTCTGCCTTTGCTGCTCTCTATTAATTTTTTGCCCGAAGGGCGCATTTACCGCTGGTTATTGCTGTGGAACGAACGCAGGATTTCTGCCAGGATCAACCGTATCATGGCAGAAAGAGGTATTGATGAATTTATCTTTATCAATTCATTTAATTTCCACTATCCTGGTGTTTCCACAATGCTATCCAGGGCGGTACTGAAGATTTACCACTGTGTTGACCCTATCATTACGGACTACGACGAGAGACATGGATTTCTTTCCGAAGATCTGCTCATTAACAATAGCGATCTTGTGATTTGCACAAGTAAAGCACTTTACCGGGATAAAATCAAAAAGAAAAAGCAAACCTTTTTTATTCCCAATGCAGCTGACCTGACGGTTTCTTCACGTGCCCAGGATCCTGATCTGCTGATCCACCCATCCGTATCTGATATCCCGGGCCCGGTTATCGGCTATTTAGGGGCAATAGAACGCCGTATTGATTTTGAAATGCTAATGCAGGTGGCGACGATGAATCCCGATAAAAGCTTTGTGCTGGTCGGACCAACTGCCAGGGAATTCGTTCCCTCGAGATTCGAAGAACTTAAGAATGTTTATTTTCGCGAAAGTGTGCGCTATGACGAGATGCCGGCAGTTGTGAAAGGGTTCGATATTGCAATGGTTCCCTTTAAAAAGGATGAAGTAAGCGCAACAATCTTTCCACTTAAACTGTTTGAGTATCTGGGAACCGGCAAGCCTGTGATTTCGACAGATTTTAATATGGATCTGTTGGAGTTTACCTTTGATTCCGTCCGCTATTGCCGCAATGCAGATGAATTTTCGGCAGCGATTTCTTTTTATCTGACAAATGACAGCCAGGAGGCTAAAGCGTACAGGTTATCAATTGCTGCTGATAATACCTGGTCAAGGCGTATGTCCGAACTGAGTAGTCTGATTGCTGGATTTTATCGCGAAAAAACAGGTCACAATTAA
- a CDS encoding acyltransferase, protein MYKFLQSIPDKLARVTSGRKLIGEIDGLRFFAILPVLIQHLNERFERNTAVDFINPRGDTFANFLAYRGFLGVYIFFVISGFILALPFASYHLSGGKKIRIGEYFWRRVTRLEPPYIFWISIFFLVYVFQRHVSFFEYLPHYFANITYTHAIFYGVWSPFNPPTWTLEIEIQFYILAPFLSYFFFTIRKKGLRRGLNIAFILVLMLLQQYFKWYLPPFSLSILGHLHYFLIGFMVADLYVCDWASIRKSKIYDIVAILALVGLIGLWSWGFEFINRLAVVICLFVFFIAAFKGNLINRLITNRWIMAIGGMCYTIYLIHLPFAEFFIRFSKYLTFTRYYTINLLLQLALFIPVVLALSAVFFLCFEKPFMDKNWPSKVAQKISAMWKRR, encoded by the coding sequence ATGTATAAATTTCTACAATCGATACCCGATAAACTGGCCAGGGTCACCTCTGGAAGGAAACTCATCGGCGAAATTGACGGATTGCGATTTTTTGCGATCCTTCCGGTGCTCATACAGCATTTAAATGAGCGGTTTGAGCGAAATACCGCTGTCGATTTTATCAATCCCAGGGGGGATACATTTGCCAATTTTTTGGCTTACAGAGGTTTCCTTGGCGTTTACATTTTCTTTGTGATCAGTGGGTTTATTCTGGCACTCCCATTTGCCTCCTACCACCTGTCCGGTGGAAAAAAGATCAGAATCGGAGAGTATTTCTGGAGAAGGGTAACCCGGCTTGAACCTCCCTATATTTTCTGGATCAGTATTTTCTTCCTGGTTTATGTCTTTCAGCGCCATGTATCTTTTTTTGAATATCTTCCGCATTATTTTGCCAACATTACTTATACACATGCTATCTTTTATGGTGTTTGGTCTCCGTTCAATCCCCCGACCTGGACCCTTGAAATTGAAATCCAGTTCTATATCCTTGCTCCCTTTCTTTCCTATTTTTTCTTCACAATACGCAAAAAGGGGCTCAGACGTGGTCTGAATATTGCCTTTATCCTGGTATTGATGTTACTGCAACAATATTTTAAGTGGTATCTGCCACCATTCAGTCTTTCGATCCTGGGCCATCTTCATTACTTTCTGATTGGTTTTATGGTGGCAGATCTTTATGTGTGTGACTGGGCTTCAATCAGGAAAAGCAAGATTTATGATATAGTGGCTATACTGGCTCTTGTTGGGCTTATCGGTCTGTGGAGCTGGGGTTTCGAGTTCATCAACAGATTGGCTGTAGTTATCTGTCTTTTCGTTTTTTTTATTGCCGCATTTAAAGGGAATCTGATTAACCGTTTGATTACCAATAGATGGATTATGGCCATAGGAGGAATGTGTTATACCATATACCTCATTCATCTCCCTTTTGCGGAATTCTTTATCAGGTTTAGCAAATACCTGACCTTCACACGTTATTATACCATCAATCTTCTCTTGCAGCTGGCCCTGTTTATTCCTGTTGTATTGGCATTAAGCGCTGTATTTTTTCTGTGTTTTGAAAAGCCTTTTATGGATAAAAACTGGCCTTCGAAGGTCGCTCAGAAGATATCTGCTATGTGGAAAAGGCGATAA
- a CDS encoding glycosyltransferase — MEWFAIGHGVLYILGVVICFYLVFPMVLFLCWKFSVNPAKPIHPGSNHRDYGIILTAYEQVDFVADAVKSLLDMDYDNFHVYVVADNCKPSEALMFTDDRVKVLFPERILASNTASHFYAIEHFTRQHQTILIMDSDNLAHPQLINELNRYFDLGFRAVQGLRSAKNLETTIACLDAARDIYYHFYDGRVIFDLGSSATLAGSGMAFDSALYVSMLKDIDIRGAGFDKVLQARLIAGGERIAFAQFAIVYDQKTSAPKQLISQRSRWITTWFKYFKFGFAILYKGLARTNLNQLIFGTVLLRPPLFIFLSLAVLLMVISLFTSQLLAVVIFFSLIIYVISFLIPVLSKTTDKKIRKALIYIPKFIFYQFVSLARSIVSDKSNVATRHSLKKNSR; from the coding sequence ATGGAGTGGTTTGCAATAGGACATGGGGTATTATACATTCTGGGAGTCGTCATCTGCTTCTATCTTGTTTTCCCAATGGTTCTGTTTTTATGCTGGAAGTTTTCAGTTAACCCGGCAAAACCTATCCATCCGGGATCCAATCACAGGGATTACGGAATTATCTTAACGGCCTATGAGCAGGTAGATTTTGTGGCCGATGCTGTTAAATCCCTCCTGGATATGGATTATGACAACTTTCATGTCTATGTGGTTGCAGATAACTGTAAGCCATCGGAGGCACTTATGTTCACTGATGACCGTGTTAAAGTTTTGTTTCCCGAACGTATTTTAGCCAGCAATACCGCATCACACTTTTATGCCATTGAGCATTTTACGCGTCAACATCAGACCATATTAATTATGGATAGCGATAACCTCGCTCATCCGCAACTGATCAATGAATTAAACAGGTATTTTGATCTGGGGTTCCGTGCAGTACAGGGCCTGAGGTCGGCAAAAAACCTGGAGACCACAATTGCATGCCTGGATGCGGCACGGGATATTTATTACCATTTTTATGACGGGAGGGTAATCTTTGACCTCGGTTCATCTGCAACACTTGCCGGCTCAGGTATGGCATTTGATTCAGCGCTCTACGTAAGCATGTTAAAAGATATTGATATCAGGGGCGCCGGATTTGATAAAGTACTCCAGGCACGGTTGATTGCGGGTGGCGAAAGGATTGCCTTTGCTCAGTTTGCAATTGTTTACGATCAGAAAACTTCTGCCCCAAAACAATTGATCAGCCAGCGATCGCGTTGGATCACGACCTGGTTTAAGTACTTTAAGTTTGGGTTTGCAATTCTCTATAAAGGTCTGGCACGTACTAATCTCAATCAGCTTATCTTTGGCACTGTTCTGTTGAGGCCTCCACTGTTTATATTCCTATCCCTGGCAGTTTTATTAATGGTCATCAGCCTATTTACCAGTCAGCTATTGGCCGTGGTGATTTTCTTTTCCCTGATCATCTATGTAATCAGCTTTCTCATTCCGGTTTTAAGCAAAACAACGGATAAAAAAATTCGTAAGGCACTGATTTATATTCCTAAATTTATATTTTACCAGTTTGTATCCTTAGCCAGGTCCATCGTCTCTGATAAGTCAAACGTGGCAACCAGGCATAGCCTCAAAAAGAACAGCAGATGA
- a CDS encoding alpha-1,2-fucosyltransferase gives MIGVKFIGRLGNQIFQYAFFQYLKTNNKEKSFFFVNPHHAYLSRYFDLGTFQNLTLSSKLYSVYTRILPKILKFNEIYIESIQVPRPVEVKEQTIYKGFFQTDFYVRNIPQGFNIPIKKEFTERFEAEFGAVFRTKKTVVVHIRRTDYLNYGKRDISLPMSYFRTRLDALGDTTDCVIYFVSDDIEFVKTYFGEQPNYIFSSNNEITDFQIIKNADIAIISNSSFAWWAAYLSEKNNTVYAPKNWLGFSIGKEHPKRVMTDKFIWCDVLTGD, from the coding sequence ATGATCGGAGTAAAATTTATTGGAAGGCTTGGAAACCAGATTTTCCAATACGCTTTTTTTCAGTACTTAAAAACAAACAACAAAGAAAAATCATTTTTTTTTGTAAATCCCCATCATGCCTATCTGAGCAGATATTTTGATCTCGGGACTTTCCAGAACCTGACCTTATCTTCAAAGCTTTATTCGGTATATACCCGGATTTTACCAAAAATATTAAAATTCAACGAGATTTACATTGAAAGTATCCAGGTTCCACGCCCGGTAGAAGTGAAGGAACAGACCATCTACAAGGGCTTCTTCCAAACCGATTTTTATGTCAGGAATATCCCACAAGGATTCAACATACCAATCAAAAAAGAATTCACCGAGCGTTTTGAGGCGGAGTTTGGAGCTGTTTTCCGTACGAAAAAAACTGTTGTTGTCCACATCAGGAGAACAGATTACCTGAACTATGGCAAAAGAGACATATCCCTGCCAATGTCCTATTTCAGAACCAGGCTGGATGCCCTCGGCGATACAACAGACTGTGTGATCTATTTTGTTAGTGATGATATCGAGTTCGTAAAAACCTACTTTGGCGAACAGCCCAACTATATCTTCTCATCAAATAATGAGATAACGGATTTCCAGATTATAAAAAATGCCGACATCGCCATTATTTCCAACAGTAGTTTTGCCTGGTGGGCTGCATATCTGTCAGAAAAAAACAATACCGTATATGCACCCAAAAACTGGTTAGGCTTCAGCATTGGCAAGGAGCATCCAAAAAGGGTGATGACAGATAAATTTATCTGGTGCGACGTATTGACCGGGGATTAA
- a CDS encoding glycosyltransferase gives MKILHITAYITGGAGIAVMRLHQALLEQGIGSEVLCMYALDENLSPGVYRTDQKRPFIDRVFHKVGIDRNTRIKGGRKGKYELFSFPFSHYRLEHDARVKRADLIHLHWISDFVDIPTFFKAIKKPMVWTAHDLNPILGGFHYEQDVLRNPDFRDAEDLLRRKKQESIRSSGIRFIASSKLTMQKIEQYLPGVPCNLIPCVLDIAGFRRIDKAVSKEALNIPGGSLILGTGADDLGNYRKGYWLLLEAIEGLAPDEKKLITILTFGAIKAKVKDDAGPAIDIIRFEPVHDKRFHSLLYSAMDFFINPSLEETFGLTGTEAILCGTPLIASATGGMIDYLEPGVSGYLFNPGDAVELRKLIRAAIMSKKEKAVTFGSCRESLLEWYKLNDPISKHINLYREMLT, from the coding sequence ATGAAGATACTTCATATAACGGCTTATATTACCGGCGGGGCAGGAATCGCAGTCATGCGTCTCCATCAGGCGCTTTTGGAACAAGGCATCGGGTCAGAGGTCCTTTGTATGTATGCCCTGGACGAGAATCTCTCACCAGGTGTCTACAGAACTGATCAAAAAAGACCATTCATTGACCGTGTGTTCCATAAAGTTGGCATAGACAGAAATACAAGAATTAAGGGGGGACGGAAAGGTAAATATGAACTCTTTAGCTTCCCTTTTTCCCATTATCGGTTGGAGCATGATGCCAGGGTAAAACGTGCAGACCTTATCCACCTCCACTGGATATCCGATTTCGTGGATATCCCGACCTTTTTTAAAGCGATAAAAAAACCAATGGTATGGACCGCTCATGATCTAAACCCCATACTCGGCGGATTCCACTACGAACAGGACGTACTTCGCAATCCCGACTTCAGGGATGCGGAAGACCTGCTCCGCAGAAAAAAACAGGAGAGCATTCGCTCGTCAGGCATCCGATTTATTGCGAGCAGTAAGCTCACCATGCAAAAAATCGAACAATATCTTCCTGGTGTACCATGCAACCTGATCCCCTGTGTTCTCGACATTGCCGGCTTCAGGCGAATTGACAAGGCTGTTTCAAAGGAAGCGCTTAATATCCCCGGAGGTTCACTGATATTGGGAACGGGCGCTGACGATCTCGGAAACTACAGAAAAGGTTATTGGCTTTTGCTTGAGGCGATAGAAGGATTAGCACCTGATGAGAAAAAACTGATCACCATTTTAACTTTCGGGGCCATCAAAGCAAAAGTTAAGGATGATGCCGGGCCTGCCATTGATATAATCCGTTTCGAACCTGTGCATGATAAAAGATTCCACTCCTTGCTCTACAGTGCAATGGACTTTTTCATCAACCCCTCACTGGAGGAAACATTTGGACTTACCGGCACCGAGGCTATACTTTGCGGCACACCCCTTATTGCATCTGCAACGGGCGGAATGATCGATTATCTTGAGCCTGGAGTAAGCGGATATTTATTTAATCCTGGTGATGCAGTTGAACTGCGTAAATTGATCAGGGCAGCAATAATGTCAAAAAAAGAAAAAGCGGTAACTTTCGGCAGCTGCAGGGAAAGCCTCCTTGAATGGTACAAACTCAACGATCCCATAAGTAAACATATCAATCTGTACAGGGAAATGCTGACCTGA
- a CDS encoding O-antigen ligase family protein — MKRKLVILTAVLSFAVGSALLTVKLEYFAIFFALLFAGGIVFTIALFSNPKVGFLTYLVYCFFIAGLLKNTGLPFGPLMEVLLGVTWLSLLYNYKQIKWKEISNDHVIIALIWFSLNIIELVNPEGASLLGWLNEVRFTAFNWLLIAPLGFLLFKSKRDLDVFFIVIISLSVLGTLYGVKQYFLGVSAGEQRWLDEGGATTHIIDGRLRVFSFYTDAGQFGASQAAMAAIAFVMALGPFKRWKKVSLGISGMILFYGMLISGTRGAFFALVVASIFAVSLSKNFKVLFAGLLLVLAMFGFLKYTTIGSGNYQIVRLRTAVDPQNDSFNARLINQAKLKELMKNKPFGAGVGSIGLNGIKFNSEKYLSNIPPDSYWVKIWVMYGPVGLVIWFSLIMFMIGKCCGTVWNIQDKGLKVKCIALTSGTAGLFFCSYANEVMNGFPSVVILYMSWSFVLMANSLDGKKIEPQKHH; from the coding sequence ATGAAAAGAAAGCTGGTGATCCTTACTGCTGTGCTTTCATTTGCCGTCGGTTCTGCTTTGCTCACCGTTAAGCTTGAATATTTTGCCATTTTCTTTGCGTTGCTATTTGCAGGGGGCATTGTATTCACGATTGCATTATTTTCCAATCCGAAAGTAGGTTTCCTCACTTATCTGGTGTATTGTTTCTTTATTGCGGGCTTGTTGAAAAACACGGGGTTACCCTTTGGTCCCTTAATGGAAGTTTTACTTGGAGTTACCTGGCTTTCGCTGCTTTATAACTATAAACAGATCAAATGGAAGGAAATCAGCAATGATCATGTTATCATCGCGCTGATCTGGTTTTCACTTAACATCATAGAACTGGTCAATCCCGAGGGTGCCAGTTTATTAGGCTGGTTAAATGAGGTGCGTTTTACAGCGTTTAACTGGTTGCTGATTGCTCCCCTCGGGTTTCTGCTCTTTAAGAGCAAGCGCGACCTTGATGTTTTTTTTATAGTCATCATTTCCCTTTCTGTTCTGGGTACCCTTTATGGCGTAAAACAATACTTTTTGGGCGTTTCTGCCGGTGAGCAGCGCTGGCTTGATGAAGGGGGGGCAACCACACATATTATTGATGGCAGGCTCCGGGTATTTTCGTTTTATACCGATGCAGGCCAGTTTGGGGCCTCGCAGGCGGCAATGGCTGCGATAGCCTTCGTTATGGCCTTGGGGCCTTTTAAAAGATGGAAAAAGGTTTCATTGGGAATTTCCGGGATGATACTCTTTTATGGGATGCTGATCTCCGGTACCAGGGGAGCATTTTTTGCACTGGTGGTGGCGAGTATCTTTGCTGTTTCTTTGAGCAAAAACTTTAAGGTGCTGTTTGCAGGACTCCTGCTGGTCCTGGCTATGTTTGGATTCCTTAAATATACGACTATTGGAAGTGGGAATTACCAGATTGTAAGGTTACGCACGGCGGTAGACCCCCAAAACGACTCTTTCAATGCCAGGCTGATCAATCAGGCCAAATTGAAGGAGCTGATGAAGAATAAACCCTTCGGTGCGGGGGTGGGAAGTATAGGATTGAACGGGATCAAGTTTAATTCAGAGAAATATTTGTCCAACATTCCACCCGACAGTTATTGGGTCAAGATCTGGGTAATGTATGGCCCCGTAGGACTGGTGATATGGTTTTCCCTGATCATGTTTATGATTGGAAAGTGTTGTGGGACCGTATGGAATATCCAGGATAAAGGACTCAAGGTGAAGTGCATTGCACTGACATCGGGCACAGCGGGCCTGTTTTTTTGCAGTTATGCCAATGAGGTAATGAACGGCTTCCCGTCAGTTGTCATCCTTTATATGTCATGGTCATTTGTACTGATGGCCAATAGTCTGGATGGGAAAAAAATTGAACCTCAAAAACATCATTAA